A window of Onychostoma macrolepis isolate SWU-2019 chromosome 01, ASM1243209v1, whole genome shotgun sequence contains these coding sequences:
- the LOC131543952 gene encoding uncharacterized protein LOC131543952: MQEEDNIGFPAEIPAGQVRQPEQNLQEEGVRRKHSRKRKHVEVDHLQRQMQGMQETLNNLLQAQQWPVGPPGPGELVQKQPCRHPDEISVIASGVFGREGNSMPSDQEDISDSEMDYSSQASDPVPLDPSDKAVIARAAERANLASQPASTSTSVFDRGSQRRKTEGLPILPDFVTELHSSWKVPGSTALPKTQLGNLAGAAACTGLLQLPDWAHICYVGRSNHPGWQRCYTP; encoded by the coding sequence ATGCAAGAGGAAGACAACATTGGTTTCCCAGCAGAGATCCCTGCAGGACAAGTACGTCAGCCTGAGCAGAATCTTCAAGAAGAAGGTGTCAGGCGTAAGCACTCTCGCAAGCGCAAGCATGTAGAAGTGGATCATCTTCAGAGACAGATGCAAGGAATGCAAGAGACTCTGAATAATTTGTTACAGGCACAACAGTGGCCGGTGGGGCCTCCAGGCCCTGGGGAACTGGTGCAAAAACAGCCATGCCGCCACCCAGATGAGATATCTGTGATAGCATCTGGAGTGTTTGGAAGGGAAGGCAATTCTATGCCATCAGATCAAGAGGACATCTCTGATTCAGAAATGGATTACTCTTCTCAGGCTTCGGATCCTGTTCCTTTGGATCCATCAGATAAGGCGGTGATTGCTAGAGCAGCAGAACGGGCGAACCTGGCTTCACAACCTGCCTCAACATCAACTTCGGTGTTTGATAGAGGCTCTCAGCGCCGAAAAACGGAAGGTTTGCCTATACTTCCAGACTTTGTGACAGAGTTGCATTCTTCATGGAAGGTTCCAGGTTCCACTGCCCTCCCTAAGACACAGCTGGGCAACCTGGCAGGGGCGGCAGCTTGCACGGGCTTGCTTCAGCTCCCAGATTGGGCCCACATTTGCTATGTTGGCAGGAGCAACCACCCGGGCTGGCAAAGATGCTATACACCCTAA